The genomic region TGGGTGCCGGCCTGCCCCTCGACTTGCCAGATCTGACGGCGGATTTTCCGGAGGTGGCGTTGATCCCCATTCTGTCCGACGTGCGCGGTGTGCAAATCGTGCTCAGGAAATGGCAGCGCAAGAATCGTCTGCCCGATGCCATCGTGATCGAGCACCCACGCTACGCCGGCGGACATCTGGGGGCGACCCGGCCTGAGGAGATCAATGATCCCCGTTTCGATTTTCCCAACGTTCTGCAGGGGGTGTTTGCTCTGTTTCAGCAAATGGGCCTGGAGCGGGAGCGGATTCCCGTCATCTTGGCCGGTGGCATCAACAGCCATGAAAAAGTACGTGAGTTATTGGCGATGGGGGCGGCGGCGGTGCAGATCGGGACGCCTTTCGCAGTCACCCTGGAAGGAGATGCGCATCCCAACTTCAAGAAAGTCCTGGCAGAAGCCCGCCCGGAGGACATCGTCACGTTCATGAGCGTGGCGGGGTTGCCTGCCCGTGCTGTGCTGACGCCGTGGTTACGCAATTACCTGAAGCGGGAGAAAAAGCTGCAGGCATGTGCCAGGAGCGACCGCAGCCGCTGTGCCTCGGGACTGCACTGCCTCATCGCGTGCGGCCTGCGCGACGGCATCGCCCGCGCCGGCCAGTTTTGTATCGATGCCCAGTTGGCGGCAGCGTTGCGTGGCGATATCAATAAGGGTCTTTTCTTCCGTGGCGCAGAGCACCTGCCCTTTGGCACGGCCATTCGCAGCGTGGAGGAGCTGATGCGCTATCTGCTCACGGGCTGGAAGCCGGCACCCCTTGGCTGAGGCGGCGCACATGGAGCCGGTAGCAACGCCAGGCGGACAGGAGGTTTGCGCCCACCTGAGCAAAGGACAGGGCGCCGACGAGAAGGGCGGGATAGAAGAATTGGCGCAGGAAACAGGCGGCCAGCAAAAGAATGAGTGCAGTTTCGTGGGTCAATGCCTGACGCCTGGCAGCGGTCTCGGCAATGACCTGTTTCATATTGGGTGTCGTTCCCCGCGGCGGGTGTTGGCTTTGCAAATGCAGCCAGACGAGGAAGGGAACGATCTTGTAGAGCATGCCATTGACCGCCGACCAGGCAAAACCCATCAGCCAAAGGATGCC from Burkholderiales bacterium harbors:
- a CDS encoding nitronate monooxygenase family protein, with the translated sequence MEDVTLPCFHIRGRRLLPIVQGGMGVGVSAHRLAGSVARLGALGTIASIDLRHHHPDLMERGRRCRDKATLDELNLIALDREIKAALALAQGRGMLAVNVMKAVTEHAALVRQACVSGAHAIVMGAGLPLDLPDLTADFPEVALIPILSDVRGVQIVLRKWQRKNRLPDAIVIEHPRYAGGHLGATRPEEINDPRFDFPNVLQGVFALFQQMGLERERIPVILAGGINSHEKVRELLAMGAAAVQIGTPFAVTLEGDAHPNFKKVLAEARPEDIVTFMSVAGLPARAVLTPWLRNYLKREKKLQACARSDRSRCASGLHCLIACGLRDGIARAGQFCIDAQLAAALRGDINKGLFFRGAEHLPFGTAIRSVEELMRYLLTGWKPAPLG